One window from the genome of Crassostrea angulata isolate pt1a10 chromosome 2, ASM2561291v2, whole genome shotgun sequence encodes:
- the LOC128173179 gene encoding uncharacterized protein LOC128173179, which yields MDACAVMRGSKNGLEKKTRDSRAPCLLNIDGDICHHLQNASKKLCAPFDYWVESLFTDLHTDHRWSVDLREKLAEVCEILGIKFTTPEKFVSHRWMTCYDIAAGILRLWDEYYVFYFGFLKLEDRNIYKPVIRKILNDRKVSELAKAKLNSVHNYLKKKSMTSDGKMRKTRIFEKVLFLEKRTLLVFHFYTSVFPILKEYVMMSQTKQPMVHRLFDKQVELFKVFITHFLKPEAYSRRSGKQIKAVEIEENKFLS from the exons ATGGATGCATGTGCAGTAATGAGAGGTTCCAAAAATGGATTGGAGAAAAAAACCAGAGACTCAAGAGCCCCATGTCTTTTAAATATAGATGGTGACATTTGTCACCACTTGCAAAATGCAAGCAAAAAGTTGTGTGCTCCATTTGATTACTGGGTGGAGTCCCTCTTTACAGATCTCCACACAGACCATCGCTGGTCTGTAGACTTAAGAGAAAAACTTGCTGAGGTCTGTGAAATTCTAGGGATAAAGTTTACAACACCAGAGAAATTTGTAAGTCATAGATGGATGACTTGTTATGATATTGCTGCTGGAATACTTCGGCTCTGGGATGAATATTATGTCTTCTATTTTGGATTTCTGAAGTTGGAAGATAGAAATATTTACAAGCCTGTTATCAGAAAGATTTTAAATGACAGGAAAGTAAGTGAACTTGCAAAAGCAAAACTAAATAGTGTCCACAACTACCTGAAGAAAAAGTCCATGACAAGTGATGGAAAGATGAGAAAAACAAGGATTTTTGAAAAG GTGTTGTTCCTAGAAAAGAGAACTCTCCTGGTGTTCCATTTCTACACTTCTGTTTTCCCAATATTAAAGGAGTATGTTATGATGTCCCAAACAAAACAGCCCATGGTCCATCGGCTTTTTGACAAACAGGTGGAATTATTCAAGGTTTTCATTACGCATTTCCTGAAACCAGAAGCTTATTCAAGAAGATCTGGAAAGCAGATAAAAGCTGTTGAGATTGaggaaaacaaatttctctcCTAA